CTGTGAAAGGCCCCACACCTCTGGAAAAACCCAGTTCCAAGCAGCTGCCCCACAAGGCCCCACGAGGGTCCAGGCCGGCAGGCCTGCTGGAGCAGCAGCTCCAAAGGGAGTGGTGGCCTGCCAAGGCCTCACCCCGGGACCCCAAAACTGGGCCTTGGGGGCGGGGCCCAGGCCCGATGTGAGGGTCTGGTGGGGTCCCTGCCACCCCAGCTCCCCTCGGCAGAAGAAGCCTCCGGATGCCTACGCTTTTCTGGATACAGAGAAAAGTTTgtcttagaaaaaaaacaaagcaagtagAACCACCACAAGGCAAAGCCAACCCAGCCCCCGGGGGGATCAGCGGCGGAATCAGCAGGAGCTCTTCAGGACGAGCGGCAGGCACCCTGGGCCGGCTGCGCCTATGTGATGTCCCGCTGCCGCGGCGGCCGGTGCACGTTCCGCACGACGCACTTCACCATCCACTCGATGCCCTCGCGCACCCCCTTACTGTGGAGACAGTGGGTGTGAGGCGGGGCCAGCCGTGGCCCCCGGCGCCCAGGGCAAGCCCCACTCACCCTGTGAGGGCCGAGCAGGCCTGGGTCAGGCAGTCGCGCCTGCCGATCTTGGAGGCGCAGTCGCTGAACACAGTCTTGATGTCGGGGATGGAGAGGCAAGTCTGGGGGAGGCGAGGCTGCGAGGATCAGGCTCAGGCCCGGCCCCAGGGCAGCTCCTAGAGCTGCAGGGGGCACCCCGGGGCTACTCCGTCCAGGAGGAGTCCTGCCTGGCGAGCCACCTCAGGGGAGCAGGTGTCAGGGAAGGTCTACAGGGAAGCAGTGCTCAGGGCCCCCTCCATGCGGATGGCTCTGCACCACCAGTGGTCAGTGGTCCCAGGGGATGAGGCCAGCACAGCTGCTGTGCTCAAGGGCAGCAGACAGGTCGGGGTCAGGGCTGACTCCCACCCTGGTCCCTCTGCATCTTCTTTCCAGAGCTTTCTTTCACCTGGCTCTGCCCAGCAGGAGGCTCCCACTGGCAGCACTGCGGCCAGAagcctggcggggggggggggggggggggggggggggggcggcggctcTGCCCCCAGGGCAGCCATGCCCTGGTGTCTGAGGAAGGCAGCAGCCCTCCCCTGGGAGAGGCGCCCTGTCCCCCGGGAGTGGGGCCCACTGGGCCCAGGGGCTCACCTCAATGTCCTGCTTGTTGGCCAGCACCAGGATGGGGACACCGTCCAGCGCCTCGCTTGTGACCATCTTCTCTGGGGCGAGCAGAGAGGAGGCAGTGAGCGCCCTTTGTCCGCCTCTGCCCAGAGGTCCCCAGGCCCTCACGGACCCCCTAGAGGCGTGGACGCACTCAGCGGGGCCCTCCTGACCTggcgccctccccctcccccacccagcccagcTCTGGAGGCAGCCTGGCCAGCCGCACACACCGAATGCTCGCTTGGACTCGGACAGCCGCTCCTCATCCGTGGAGTCGATGACGTAGATGACGCCGTGGCACTCCGCGTAGTACTGGGCGGGAGCAGAACGGGGTGCTGAGCCGCGGGCACCCGGCCACCTTGAGGCAGCCCCCAGCTGGAAGACCCTTCTGGGGTgcttcctgggggtggggagggagggcagagtggAGAGGCGCCCCAGACCCCCCGGGCCGGGGTGGCCACCTCCCTCACCCACTTGCCGGGTGCTGTGCTCCGAACACCGCTTCAGCCTCCGCTCTTAGGACCCACCCACACCTGCTGGCCTGACGGCAGCTGGAGGAGGAAGGCTGGGGCTTGGGGTCTCagcaggcctgggggtgggggcagcggcGGCTTGCCGTCGGGAAGCCACGGAAAGCCCGCCGAGGGGCGAGTCCGGAACATTCacagcagctctgccccctgcgCGGGACAGAACCAACACCTGAGCCAGCGCCAGCGAGCTCGGAGCTCTGCAGGCTGGACCGGGGCCGGGAGGGTGGCTGGCCCTGGGTTCCCTCCCAGCAGCGGCCACACAGGAGCCACCCCGACACTTAAAACCACCAGAGCCCGGGGTATGGGGAGAGCTATGGGGGGTGAACGGCAGCACCCCTGGGAAAGGACAGACACACGAAACGGGCCTGGCAAGTCAGCCTTTTGTTCCGCTCAGAAAAGAGTACAGAAATGCCCACACTGGCGGAGCGGGTGACGCCCCCACGCGCACTCCAGCTCCTGCCCAGCGTGATCCCAAGAACCGGGAACACGCACATGTCCCACAGGGCATGACGCCAACTTGTCCCCGCCCCCCCAGTACAAGTCAAGCCTTTGTACCTGCACTCGCTACAGAGAAGGAAGCCCGACACGGGTGGCCTCTGGGTCTGCAGACCACACGTCCTACACCCGGGGCCTCTCTGGCCAGCCTGCTGGGTGACGCAGGGCCAGGAGCTGCGGCCCAACCGTGGAGGCCTCCGAGGCAGGAGGGGACAGCGTGGGGTTTGCAGCGAGTCAGTGTGGGAATCACTGCTCTGCCCCTGGGGCCCCTGTGGTGGCAGGGGACTTCAACCCATGTGCAACCGGGCCCCGGCAGACGGGCCCAGGTCCACCGCCACGCCCTCGGGCGTCGCGTGACGGCCAGGCAGCAGCGGCAGGGATAGGGGCGGCACCCCTGGGGCTTAGCGTGAGCCCAACCTGGAGGGCAAGGGGCTGCCCTGAGCCCGCGGCAACCGCCGTGCCCAGACCTTGATGGTGGTGTCACCTGTGGCCTCGCGCTGGAGGGCTCTTGGCTGTGGCCTGGAGGGACAGAGGCCAGAAGTCACCCCTGTGGCAGGGCGCCAGGGGGTCTGCTTGGTCCACAGACCTGGCCTGAGGCTGGCACGCGCACAGACCCGTAGGCAGCAGTGTGCGGCACGAGCGGAGGTGTGGGTGGACGGACAGTAGTGGACACGCGAGTGAAGACCCGCCGGACCGTGCCGcatggcatgggggtggggggcaggccccACGACAGCGGCTCAGATCCAGAGCGGGAGCAGAAGCCCCACTTTCCACCCCTCCTGGTGACTCAGAGCTGGGGTTAGGGGTGTGGTCACCTCCATGCTACCTGCTCACAGGGGCCAGCAGGGCGCCCACCCTGGCAGGGGCACCTGACGCCGTAGGCAAGCGGCAGGGCACCCACTCCACCTGAGTCACAGAGCACGCGAGCAGCCCAGGGTCCCTCCGAGACGGCAGGCTCAGCGATCGGGGCTCAGCCCCTCGTGATGAGGCAACGAGGCCACGCCACCAACAGACGTGGAAgctggtggggggatgggggggcacGACCAACCCAGTTTCCCCTCAGGAGAAGCCAGTCCCCAACCAGAGGCGTGTGTGTGCAGGTGCACCTGTCACCGGCCGTGGCCTGGCTGCCGTGACAAGCAGTGCACCCAGTGCAGATCCCCTTGTTGGCTCCTGCAAGACCCATTCTGACCCATAAAGAGCCATCTGACCATGTCACAGCCACCCAGGGCAGCCCACCGTGGTGACCTGCCACAGGGATGGAGTCCCAGCCAGCTTGGCCCGACATGGGGCAGCATCTGAGatgaccccacccctgcccaggccTGCATCCCCCCCCATACACTTGCACCCCAACCTCTGCCGCAGCATCTGCCCCCGAGACCCTTGCCTATGACAGAATATCAGGACCTGTCTCACACTCCCCGCGTTGAGTCTAGAGTTTGCACAGACAGCCCCTAGCTTGGGTCTGCCTTGGTCCAACTTAAATGGCCACAGGAGGTCTGTCAGTGACCTTCTGGCCGCAGGATGGAACCTGTCCTCTTGGCTGGAGGTCAGGACGAGGGGGACACTttgggaggaaaaaggaaaaagtgaccAGGTACGTGCTGCTGGGGTCAAACCAGAAATCAAGACCAGGGCATGCGAGCCACCGGCAAGTGCTGGGATGGGCACATTTGCCCCCAGAATCAGGGTGAGCTTGTCTGAGCTTGTCAGAGTGCCCCTGGCACTAGGCTGTACCAAAGCCGCCACGTCAATCCATTGGGAGAGGGCTGAGGGAAGAGGCTTGTCCTGCCCTGTTCTCTGCTGGACCCCGGTGCCTGGCACAGGCTGAGCTGAACACCGACTCCAGTCTCGAGGTCTCAGAAACGCTTCAAACCTACCTCGAAAGAGGAGACACGTGCTGTGGGCCGTGGAGGACACCCTCCCCTGATGGGGAAGGGGCCACCATGGAGGACAGGCCCTAAGCTAGGACTGAGGGAGGACCCAGTAGGGGAGACTCAGGCCCCGGTGCTGCACCTGAGCACCAAACAGGCGTTGCGTCTCCCCCAGGTCTGCTCCTCTACCATTCTTCATCTCGTCCCGTTCTGATCAGCAACAAAATCTCTAAGCCAAAAGGAACCGAGTTTGTCTCTGCTCTTGGGGGGAGTGACTTGGGAACTGGGATGGAGGCGAGCCTCAGGAACCAAGTGGGTGACGGAAGCCGCCAACAGCAAGAAAAGAAGGGGAGTCCCAGGCCTTCTGAGGAAAGGCAGGAAGAGACCACGGTGCCAACTAGAGAGATGGCACGACAGGCAGGCCAGGGAGTCGATGTGGCATCCGCCCACCTTACCTTGTCCCACAGAGACTGCAGCTCCTCCTGCCCCCCTAAGTCCCAGAACATGAGGCGGGCCTTTCCAAAGTCCACAGTGCCGACTGGGAAGAAAAGGAGACAGGTGAGGCTGTGGCCTTGGTCCCTGACACACGGGCTCCCAGCCCTCCCGGGAGGACCAGGCGGTGCCGGCGCTCCGCGATGCTGGGGCCAGTGGGAGCCGGAGCAGTGGCCTCACCCTCGGCCTCCGTACACTGCAGCATCCTCAGGGTTCTGCCCCCCAAACCCACAGCCGTAAAGGACCTCCTTACTGTTTAGGCCCACAGTGGTAGTGATTTTGGACAGACTCATCCCCTTGTAGTTCTTGTTGAACCGGGTCTTTGACTGCTCCAAGAAGGTCtaaagggagagacagaaagaggggtGACgtgagaactgggagacttctcATGGCTGCTTCACAAATACCCCTACTTGGGCCTATTCCTCtaaactgaaacaaaacaaaacaacgtTTTGCTTTTAAAGCAGCTAGCGGTAACTGTCCCATGGTCTTAAGCGGAGTTCGGATCCTGTATGGGTACAGAACATGCAGCTAAAAGCATAAAACCAACAGGACCATGGGGCAGCGGGGGAGTAGGGGTGTTGACACGGGACCGCACGTACCGTCTTCCCGGCGTTGTCCAGACCCAAGATCAGAATGCAGTACTCATCCTTCTGGAACATGTACTTGTACAGGCCTGACAGCAGCGTGTACATCCTGCCCTGGGAACCCGAGATCGGTCACGGGCGAACCGGCCCGCACCACGCCTCCCCAGCGCCCCTCAACGGGCAGAGGGTCTGTCTGCCCGCTTGACCGCTCAGAGCTGGAGCCCTGAGCTGGGCTCCTCCTGACCCGCCTCCCCTCAGCCCGGCACTGCCTCCGCAACTGCTCCCGCCTTGGCCCGGAGCTCCCGGCGCCCTCGCTCCCACTCCCGGCCCGGCCAGGGAGCTCCGCTCGCAGGCAAAAGGCGGCCCGTCCCGCCCCGCTTCACCCCGAGCGCGGCCCTCGCTCCCCAGCCCGGGCTCCCCTCGGGCTTCGCTCCGCTCGGGTCTCCCCGCGAGCCGCCCGCCTCGCACCCGGCCCGCCGCGGGCGCCTCTCAGAGGCGGGGCGCATGGGTGCGGGTGGAGGGCGGCGCGGACAGACTGCGGACCGGCCGCCGGGCCCGGGCCCAGATCCGCTCGCCCTACTCGACTTACTTGCGCCCGCCCGGCCGGGCCGCGGAGCCGGGGAGCCGAAGAGCCGGCGGAACCGCAGCGCGCCTGGCCCTCTGACCCCACGCTGACCCCGCGCTGACCCCGCGTGGCGCCCGACGGGACGCCGGCTGGCCACCCGGGGAGGGGCGGAGCCGTCCCGGCGGCCCCCGCGCCAGGCACttccggcggcggcggcggcgctcgG
This portion of the Pseudorca crassidens isolate mPseCra1 chromosome 15, mPseCra1.hap1, whole genome shotgun sequence genome encodes:
- the ARFRP1 gene encoding ADP-ribosylation factor-related protein 1 isoform X1 yields the protein MYTLLSGLYKYMFQKDEYCILILGLDNAGKTTFLEQSKTRFNKNYKGMSLSKITTTVGLNIGTVDFGKARLMFWDLGGQEELQSLWDKYYAECHGVIYVIDSTDEERLSESKRAFEKMVTSEALDGVPILVLANKQDIETCLSIPDIKTVFSDCASKIGRRDCLTQACSALTGKGVREGIEWMVKCVVRNVHRPPRQRDIT
- the ARFRP1 gene encoding ADP-ribosylation factor-related protein 1 isoform X2 produces the protein MYTLLSGLYKYMFQKDEYCILILGLDNAGKTTFLEQSKTRFNKNYKGMSLSKITTTVGLNIGTVDFGKARLMFWDLGGQEELQSLWDKYYAECHGVIYVIDSTDEERLSESKRAFDGHKRGAGRCPHPGAGQQAGH